From Chryseobacterium shandongense, the proteins below share one genomic window:
- a CDS encoding DUF7935 family protein, with the protein MASFSGYLPYAFALIIAIPFLVLLRQFVFTYIRLKEQEIKLLTVKSNTGNKTQSYERMTLFMERLKPSHLIQRFDKDLAVHEFIFLTEKNINEEFDYNASQQLYITKNSWKNIVDSKNAIIELLHKTYSEISGNATLDEFKTIFIMNFINGEDYISATIEDLRREILIIT; encoded by the coding sequence ATGGCTAGTTTTTCAGGATATTTACCTTATGCATTTGCATTGATTATTGCAATCCCTTTTCTGGTATTGCTGAGACAATTCGTATTTACCTATATCAGGCTTAAAGAACAGGAAATCAAACTCCTTACCGTAAAGTCCAATACCGGCAACAAAACACAGTCGTATGAGAGAATGACGCTTTTTATGGAAAGGTTGAAACCTTCCCATCTTATTCAGCGTTTTGATAAAGACCTTGCCGTTCATGAGTTTATTTTTCTTACTGAAAAAAACATTAACGAAGAATTTGACTATAATGCTTCCCAGCAACTTTATATCACCAAAAATTCATGGAAGAATATTGTTGATTCCAAAAATGCAATCATAGAACTGCTTCACAAAACTTATAGTGAAATAAGCGGTAATGCTACATTGGACGAGTTCAAGACCATTTTTATCATGAATTTTATAAATGGAGAAGATTATATCTCTGCAACAATAGAAGACCTGAGAAGAGAAATTTTAATAATAACATAA